The window TGTTATCCTGTTTGCCAACCCCGACAGTGATGGTCCTTACCGGGAGCATGGCGTAGCCCGTCTAAGCACAGATGGTGGAAAGACCTGGCAATACTCCAAGGCTGTAACAGATTTCGGGGAGTGGTTTGACTACTCAAGCATGACCGTGGCCACAGACGGCACCATTCTTTTAATGTACAAAACAACTCTTACCATGACCGGATTACCGACATCCAGTGACCAATGTTGTTCCATGGCCCTTACTCGCTTTGATCTCAATTGGCTCTTGAAAGAAGAGATAAAAAAATAATATGGATGTCAGCTATCCCAGTCAACTTTCCGTTATTGTGACGAACCGATGCAATCTTCGGTGCAAACTGTGCCTTCAGCCCCAAAATGATTTGGACATAGATCCGAAGCTTTTGGACAAAATGAACCATGTCTTTCCCCAGCTTGAATGGTTTCACCCCATCGGGGGAGAGCCGATGCTGTATGATCTTCACCGCTTGTTCAACCTCCCCTTTGGTGATCACTGCAAAATGAAACTCATTACCAATGGCACGTTACTGACCGATAAAAATGTCAATGGTATCGTTAAAAAGGTTGGCCGGCTGATGATCAGCGTTGACGGAGGAACACAGGAGGCTTACCGAGCTATGCGTGGATACGATCTAACCAAAATACTTAAAGGGGTGCAGCGGGTTCAAGCCTCAAAAGCGGCTTCAGGCAGTCTGACGCCATCTTTAGAATTTAATTTTCTGTTAACTAAAACCACCATTAACTCTTTACCGACGCTTGCTGAATATGCCGGGGCCTATGGGATTGACTGCATCAACACCTTTTATCCCCAATTCATAGAACCTTCCCTGGAAAAGGCAG is drawn from uncultured Desulfobacter sp. and contains these coding sequences:
- a CDS encoding radical SAM/SPASM domain-containing protein translates to MDVSYPSQLSVIVTNRCNLRCKLCLQPQNDLDIDPKLLDKMNHVFPQLEWFHPIGGEPMLYDLHRLFNLPFGDHCKMKLITNGTLLTDKNVNGIVKKVGRLMISVDGGTQEAYRAMRGYDLTKILKGVQRVQASKAASGSLTPSLEFNFLLTKTTINSLPTLAEYAGAYGIDCINTFYPQFIEPSLEKAEKINRDEALPYIEAAKKHISIIEPENRGGKICRRPWNTCFVNLNGDVTLCCFGSPVVGNLNKKSFNDIWFGKAATQIRETVNTDKEIPACRNCTVK